The DNA sequence AAAAACAAAGATAAAATGAATAAACTTATAATTGATGTAGCTGGAGATAAAATTTTTTTAATGATCATAGCTAATGATCATATTTACAATATTACTCATGAGAATACTAAAATAAATTATGAAAAATTAACTTTGAAAATAAAAGAATTTTTAGAATTAAATAAATTTGAATTGAAGGATATTAATAAAATATACATTAACAGAGGCCCAGGAAGTTTTGCAGGGATTAGAAATTCTATCTCTGTTGTAAAAGCTCTTAAATTAGCAAAAAATATTGATTATTATTGCTATAGTTTAAAAGATTTTAAAGGTGAAAAAGATGTAAAATATGAAAATGTCCCTTATTTGTGCGATAAATTTAAAATTAAAAAAAATTTGATTAACCCTATTTATATAAGTTAAAATTAAATTATGTCCGAAACAATTGAACAAAAATGTTTAGCAAAAGGTGTGAAATTGACAGACCAGAGAAAAATAATTGCTCAGGTCATGTCCGAGTCCACTGATCATCCTGATGTTGACGAACTTTACAATAGAGTTTCAAAGATAGATAATAAAATAAGTATTGCTACTGTCTACAGAACAGTAAAATTATTTGAAGAATCTGGAATACTTACTAAGCATGAGTTTAAAGGTGGAAAAGCTAGGTACGAGGAGCTCAATGAAGGACATCATGACCATTTAATAGATGTGAAGTCAGGTGAAATAATAGAATTTGTTGATGAAGAAATCGAAAAACTTCAAAAAAAGGTAGCAGATAAATATGGTTACACTTTAGTTGATCATAAGCTTGAACTTTATGGGATAAAAAAAAAATCCTAAATTAAAATGCAAAAAATTTTCATTAAAACATTTGGTTGTCAAATGAACGAATATGATTCAAATAGAATTTTCGATTCAGTAAAGAAAATTGGTTATCAAAAAAGTGAAAACCTAGAAGAAGCTGACTGTTATTTGTTGAACACTTGTCACATCAGAGATAAAGCAAAAGAAAAAGTTTATTCTGAAATAGGAAGAGTTAAAAAAAGCTTTAGAGCTAAAAAAAAACCATTAGTAATAATTGCAGGGTGTGTTGCTCAAGCAGAAAACCAAGAGATGCTTAAACGTGAACCTTATATAGATTTAGTAATTGGCCCTCAAGCTTATCACAAGATTAACGAAACGATTCTGGATCATATTGAAAAAAGAAAAAAAATTGAACAAACAGATTTTGATGCTGTTTCAAAATTTAAATATTTTAGTAAAATAAAGAATGAGGCAGGTAAGATTTCATCTTTTTTAACTATTCAAGAAGGATGTGATAAGTTTTGTCATTTTTGTGTGGTTCCATATACTCGTGGACCAGAATATTCTAGACCATTCAATCAAATAATTGAGGAGGCAAATTATTTGTCAGATCATGGAGCAAAAGAAATCATACTTTTGGGACAAAATGTAAATGCTTACAATGATAATAGTAAAAGACTATCTGATTTAGTTTTAGAAATTGAAAAGATTAAAGACGTAAAAAGAATTAGATACACAACTTCGCATCCAAAAGATATGACTGATGATTTAATTGAAGTATATAAAGTCTCTAAAAAATTAATGCCTTTAGTTCATCTTCCAGTTCAGAGTGGATCCGATAGGATTTTAAAGTTGATGAATAGAAAACATAAAATAGATCATTATTTAAAAGTTTATGACGAATTGAAAAAAATTAATCAATCAATTGAATTTTCAAGTGATTTTATTATTGGTTATCCTGGTGAAACTGAAGAAGATTTTCAAAGTACAGTCGATTTAATTAAAAAAGTTAATTTTATAAATTCTTACTCATTTATATTTAGTCCAAGGCCTGGGACAAAGGCAGAAGCTTTAGATTTAATTGATAAAAAAATTTCAATGGAAAGGTTAGAATTTATTCAAAATTTATTATCTGAAAATCAAACCCAAATGAACAAAAAATTAGAAAATAGAACAATTGATGTGTTGGTTGAAAATTTAACTGAAGATAAATCCAAAGCTTTTGGCAGAACTGAATATATGACATCAGTAATTTTTAATGGTAAAAGAGAACATATTGGAAAAATTGTGAAAGTAAAAATTACAAATAGTAATAGAACTACATTGTTTGGAGAATTGTTAAGCAACCCAGATCAAAAGGTGGCATAATCTTTGAATAATACAATTAAAAAAAAAATCGATACCACTCTAAAATTTGTTTACTCAGATAACAATTCATTAAGTGTAATATTTCACAACAACGAATTACTCATGGGCGTTGCCGGAGAATTTAATAAAAATTTAAAAGAATTAGAAAAGATGACTAACTCTAGTTTGTATTCTAGGGGAAATTCAATAATGATAAAATCAGATCCACAAAAAAATGAATTAATAAAAAATGCAATTCAATTTTTAACTAATCAATTTATAAATAATGGTTCAATCGAAAATAAAGATCTTATATCATCAGTTGATCAATTTATGATTAAAGAGAAAGTTAAAAATAATAATGTAACTGACATTATAAAAACACCAAAAAAATCAATTATTCCCAGATCCGAAAAACAAAAAAGCTATGTCAGAGCTTTAAGACAAAGTGATATTGTAATCTCAGCAGGTCCAGCTGGAACAGGAAAAACCTTTTTAGCTGTAGCAGTTGGTTTGACTATGTTGTTAGAAAAAAAAATAGAAAGAATTATTCTATCTAGACCTGCTGTTGAAGCAGGAGAGAGACTTGGCTTTTTACCTGGAGATATGAAAGAAAAAGTAGATCCTTATTTAAGACCTTTATATGACTCTTTATATGATTTATTTGATTTTGAAAAAATACAAAGAATGATCGAAATTGGTGATATTGAAATCGCTCCTTTGGCATTTATGAGAGGTAGAACACTAAAAAACTCTTTTGCTATATTAGATGAAGCGCAAAATGCAACAGATACACAAATAAAAATGTTTTTAACAAGGATCGGTGAAAATTCAAAAATTGTAGTCAATGGAGATCCTACTCAGATAGATCTACCTAACAAAAGTATGTCAGGATTAGTTAGATCAAAAGAATTATTGGGGCATCTAAATGAAATTTCAGTTGTAGACTTTGATCATTCAGATGTAGTAAGACATCCACTGGTTTCTAAAATTGTAAAAGCCTACTCTAAAAATGATTAATTTAAACGTCTTCTCAGAAGAGAAGGCTTGGTCTAAAAAACTTAAAAAAAAAGATTTTTTTTTCAAAAGTATTTGTGATGCTTTTCCAAAAAAATATAAATTTTTAAATAAAAAAATAAGTTTATCTTTACTTCTTTCAAACAATAAAAAAATTAAAGTTTTAAATAAAAAATTTAGAAATAAAAATAAATCTACTGATATTTTATCTTTCCCAACTAGCAAAATATTAAAAATATCAAAGCAAACTTATTTAGGAGATATAATTATTAGTTTTAATTTTATGAATAAACCAAAATCACAATCAGATAAACAATTTAAAGAAAAAATAATTAAAACGTTTATTCATGGTTTCTTGCACTTGTTAGGATTTGATCATGTAAAAAATAAAGATTATTTAAAAATGTTAAAAGAAGAAGAAAAAATATTTAAATCAGTTATTTCAAAAACTAAGTAAATTGAAAAAAAATTTATATATTGATATAGTTTATTTATTGTTTCTTGGAGCGGTAACTTCATTAAGTTTACCACCTTTCAATTTGTTAATAATTAATTTTCTATCCTTTAGCTTATTCTTTATTTTTTTGATTAAAAAAAAAGAGAGCAAACATAAATTATTTTTTTTCTATGGCTGGTTATTTGGATTTGGATATTTTCTAACAAATATATATTGGATCTCTATTTCACTAACATTTGATGAAAATTTTAAATTTTTAATTCCATTCACTCTAATTTTAGTTCCTTCTTTTATTGCGTTATTTTACGGTTTTGTTTGTTATTTGTTTATTTTCTTTAAACCAAATAAAACTTTGAGTTCAATTTTACTATTTTCTGTAATCTTTGGTTTTCTAGAATTTATCAGAGGTTCAGTTTTATCAGGTTTCCCTTGGAACTTAATTGCATATAGTTTTTCAAATCATATACAAATTCTAAGCATAACATCTTTAATAGGCACATATTCTTTCAACTTAATTTGTATAACTTTATTTCTAAGTCCTGCACTCTTCATTTTACGGAATGACAAAAAAGATTTAATTTTTTGCTTAATTTTACCATTAATATTTTTATTATTTTATTTCTTTGGATATTCAAATAAGCAGGATTTTTACAATAGTGATGTTGAAAAACTTGAATATAAAATAAGATTAGTTGGCACCGATATTTCTTTAGATAGGTTTTATTCAGGAGAGGGGCCTGTATCAACTATAGAAGATCTTATAAATATTAGTTCACCAAATAAGAAAGAAAAAACAATTTTCATTTGGCCAGAGGGCATATTGCCTGGAATTTCTCAGGATCAAATTCAAAGTTATGATTATTTATTTAATGAAAGTTTTAACGAAAATCACTTACTTATTTTAGGCATCAACAACAAATCAAAAGTTAATGATCAAGTTAAGTATTACAATTCTTTATCGGTTTATGACCATAATCTTAATTTATTAAATTATTATAATAAAATAAATCTTGTACCGTTTGGCGAATTTTTACCCATGGAAAATTTATTAAAAAAAGTAGGTCTCAAATCTTTAACTAACAATTATCAATCTTACTCAAAAGGTCAAAAAAGAGAAATTATAGATTTAAATCAAAAAAATTTTTCTATAAAATTTTTACCATTAATTTGTTATGAGATAATTTATTCTGGAAAATTATATAAAAATCATGACTTTGACATAATAGTAAATATTTCAGAGGATGGATGGTTTGGTCAATCAATAGGACCAGAGCAACACTTTATTCACAGTATATTTCGAGCTATCGAAAGTGGAAAATATGTAATTAGATCAGCTAATAACGGAATAGCTGCGATAGTAAATCCTCTCGGTATCGTTGAAGAAAAAATTAACTTTAATGAAGTTGGATATATTGATTTTACCAAAATGAGAAAAATTCAACCAACATTCTTTTCTAAATATGGGAATAAAATTTTTGGTTTAATAATTTTATTGTATATTTTTTTAATATTTTCATTTAATAGAATTAAAAATGAGTAATTTAAAAAACTTCCTATTTACAAGCGAGTCAGTTTCAGAGGGACATCCAGATAAAGTATCAGATAGAATTTCTGATATGGTTGTTGATAGTTACATTTCTGGAGATCCTTATTCAAGAGTTGCTTGTGAAACTTTAACGACAACAAACAAAGTTGTACTTGCAGGTGAAGTAAGGGGACCTGAGATTAAAAAAGATGATTTAATCGAAAAAGTAAGGAATTGCATAAAAGATATTGGATATGATCAGGAAGGATTTACCTGGAAAGAAGCAACAAAAATAGAAAGTCATTTGCATTCTCAATCTGCTGATATTGCAATGGGTGTGGACTCATCTGGAAACAAAGATGAAGGTGCTGGAGATCAAGGTATAATGTTTGGTTATGCATGTAATGAAACAGATGTATTTATGCCTGCACCAATTCATTATTCGCATAAAATTTTAAGACTTATGGCTGAGGACAGAAAATCTGGTAAATTAAAAAATATCGAACCAGATTCAAAAAGCCAAGTTACATTCGAATATGTTGAAGGTAAACCGACTAAAGTAAAATCTGTTGTCATATCATCTCAACATTCTTCTGATGTTAATCAAGCTCAGGTAAGAGAATTATTAAGACCGTATATGTTAAAATCAATTCCAGAAAAATTTCTTAAAGATTTTAATGAGGAAGAGTTTTATGTAAACCCCACTGGTAATTTTGTAATAGGTGGTCCAGATGGTGATTGTGGTTTAACAGGAAGAAAAATTATTGTGGATACCTATGGTGGAGCAGCACCCCATGGAGGAGGAGCATTTTCAGGTAAGGATCCTACAAAAGTAGATAGATCTGCTGCTTATGCGGCAAGATATATTGCTAAAAATGTTGTTGCTTCAAAAATAGCAGATAAATGTTTGATACAGTTAGCTTATGCAATCGGAGTTTCAAAACCTTTATCAATTTATATTGATTTATTTGATAATGATTTAGATAAAAACAAATTTGTTGTTGAAAAGATTAATGAAAATTTTGATCTCAGTCCTAGAGGAATTAGAGAGATGTTAAACCTTAATAGACCTATATATGAAAAAACAGCAGCCTATGGCCACTTTGGTAGAACTCCAGGAGATGATGGATCATTTTCATGGGAAAAAACTGATAAAATCAACGTTTTTTCTAAATAGTTTCAGTTGAATTAAAAAAAAACTTTACTATATTGCCCTTACATTGTTGAATTATCAAAATGGGCTCTGGCCCATTTTTTTTTGGAGCAGATAAAAAATGTTAAATAAAAGAGCTGATAAATTAGAATTATTAAGAATTGCTGAAGCAGTAGCTTTGGAAAAATCGATAGATAAAGAACTTATAATTAGTTCTATGGAAACAGGAATAGCTAAAGCAGCTAAATCTAAGTTTGGTCAAGAAAATGAAATTAAAGTTTCAATCAATAGAGATAATGGGGACATAGAATTGTTCAGAAAACTTGTTATTTCTGAAAATCCTGAAAATGCAAATACAGAAATAAAATTAGAAGATGCGATAAGTCTTAATGAAAATAATAAAGATAAATCAATCGGTGATGAGGTTCTTCAGCCATTACCATCTTTTGATTTTGGTAGAATAGCTGCTCAAACTGCAAAACAGGTAATAAGCTTTAATGTTAGAGAAGCAGAGAGAGAAAGACAATTTAATGACTTTATTGATAAAAAAGATACAATTTTAAGTGGTATTGTTAAGAGATTAGAATTTGGAAGCGTTATTGTTGATCTAGGTAGAACAGAAGCAATCATTCAAAAAAATGAGTTAATTCCTAGAGAAAATATTAAAGCTGGTGATAGAGTAAAAGCTTATTGTTATGACGTAAGAAGAGAGCCAAGAGGTCAACAAATCTTCTTGTCTAGAGCTCATCCAAAATTTATGGAGAAACTTTTTGTTCAAGAAGTACCAGAAATATATGATGGATTAATCGAAATTAAATCTTCTTCAAGAGATCCTGGAAGTAGAGCAAAGATTTGTGTTAAAGCAGTTGATACATCATTAGATCCAGTTGGAGCTTGTGTTGGTATGAGAGGTTCTAGAGTTCAGGCAGTTGTAAATGAACTTCAAGGAGAAAAAATTGATATTGTGAATTGGTCAGAGGATGCTGCAATATTAGTATCAAATGCTTTGTCGCCTGCAGAAGTTCAAAGAGTTAATGTTGATGCAGAAAGAAAAAAACTTGATGTAATTTTAACTGAAGAAAATTTGAGTAAAGCGATTGGTCGAAGGGGTCAAAATGTAAGGTTGGCGACTAAATTGTTAAATTATGAAATTAATATTATGACTGATGCAGAAGACTCCGAGAGAAGACAATTAGAATTTAAAGAAAAGACTGATAACTTTGTTAAAAACTTAGAATTAGATGAAACTTTAGGTCAGTTATTAGTTGCCGAAGGTTTTTCAACAATAGACGATATTAAAGATAGCTTACCAGAAAACTTAACTAAAATAGAAGGAATTGAGGAAGAAACAGCTATTGCGTTAATTGATAGAGCAAAAGAGTTTCACCAAAAAGATCAAGAAGATATATCGGAAAGAATTAAAGAGCTTGGTCTGCAAGATGCTCTTATCAACCTTAAAGGTCTAACTCCAGGAATGTTAGTTACATTGGGTGAACAAAAAATATTAACATTAGAAGATTTTGCAGATCTGGCATCTGATGAACTTACTGGTGGCTACGATATAGTTAAAGGAGAGAGAGTTAAAATTCAGGGTTATCTAGAGGATTTTGCTTTATCTAAAGAAGAGGCAGATGAATTAATTATGTCTGCTAGAAATATAATTTACAAAGATTGAGAGATGAGCAATGGAGAAAAAAACAAAATTAACAATATCCGGCTCTGCAAAGAAATCTATAAGAAATATTGAGATAGCTAAAACTCAAGGAAAAAATTCTAGAGTAATTGAAAAACAAGGTGGAAAATTCACTAATAGAGGTGGATCGTTTAGACCTGGTGTAGGAAAACCAAAATCTACCACTTCATTTAATAGAGGTGCACCATCAAAACCGTCTTTTGCACCGAAATCTCCTCCAATTACAAGCGATTTTGAAAGAAGAAAACTGGCAGAGCAAAGAGCCACCAAAAGACTTAAGGGAGATAGTGAAAAAGATAAAAAAACATTAAAAGCTGGAACAAAAAAAAGAGAATTAAAATTAACTGTTTCAAGAGCATTAAGTGACGAAATAGAAGCAAGAGAAAGAAGTTTAGCATCAGTTAAAAGAGCTCGACAAAAAGAGATGAAAAACTCTTCCAAAGAAGAGGCACAAGAAAATTCAAAACCAGTAAAAAGAGACATCAATATTCCAGAAGCAATAACTGTTAGAGAGTTAGCAAATAGAATGGCGGAACAGTCTAGCAATGTAATTAAATATTTATTTGGAATGGGTGTGACTGTAACAATTAATCAAACTTTAGCTGCTGATACAGCTGAATTTTTAGTTAAGGAATTTGGACATAATCCAATAAGAGAGGAAAAAGCAGAGGAAATTATTCAAAAAATAAAAGCTACTAGAGTAGAAAATTTAAAAAATAGACCACCTATTGTTACTGTTATGGGCCATGTTGATCATGGTAAGACTTCTGTTTTAGATGTTTTAAGAAGCGCTAATGTTGTTTCAGGAGAGTTTGGTGGAATTACTCAACATATCGGAGCATACCAAATTGAAAGTCAAAATAATAAATTAACTTTTATAGATACCCCAGGTCACGCAGCTTTTACAGAAATGAGAGCTAGAGGCTCTAAATTAACAGATGTAGTTGTTTTGGTTGTTGCAGCTGATGATGGAGTGAAGCCACAAACAGTCGAGTCTATAAAACATGCAAAAGCCGCGAATGTTCCAATAGTAGTTGCAATAAATAAGTGTGACCTTCCAGAAGCTGATCCGCAGAAAATTAAAAACCAACTACTTGAACATGAGTTAATAGCAGAAGATTTATCTGGTGACACTTTAATGGTTGAGGTTTCTACAAAAACAAAACAAAACTTAGATAAGTTAGTTGAGTCTATAATTTTACAAGCTGAAATATTAGATCTTAAAACAGATTATGAATCTAAAGCTACAGGTATAGTATTAGAGTCAAAAATAGATGTTGGAAGAGGACCGGTTGCAAATATTATTGTAACGACAGGTACTCTTAAAAAAGGTGATTTTTTTGTAAGCGGTTTAAAATGGGGAAAGGTTAGAGCAATTATTAATGATAAAGGTCAAAATATTAGCGAGGCTCCACCTTCAACTCCCATAGAAGTTTTGGGTATAAATGGTGCTGCTAAAGCTGGAGATGATTTTATTGTTTTAGATACTGAAAAAGAGGCTAAAACTCTGAGTGAAAATAGAGCTCAAGAGAGCAAAGATGGAAAAAACCCATTAACGTTTGCGACACAAGATTCTGCTTTCTCAGATAAATCTTCAGAGGAATTAAATTTAATTATTAAATCTGATGTACAAGGATCATCTGAGGCTATCAAAAATGCAATTGCTCAAATTAAACATGAAGAAGTAAAACCAAAAATAATATTAGCAGATATAGGAATGGTAACCGAAACTGATGTTACATTAGCCAAAGCATCTAATGCTGTTCTCATAGCCTTCAATGTAAAACCGAGTAAAGAGGCTAAAAAACTTGCTGAAAATGAAAAAATAAAAATCTCTACTTATAATATCATTTATGAGGTGTTGGATTATGTTAAGCAAAAAATGTCTGGATTATTATCTCCTGATGTTCAAGAAACAATTACTGGAACAGCACAAATTCTTGAGATATTCAAAGTTTCAGGTGCTGGAAAAGTTGCAGGCTCAAAAATTACAGAAGGTGAAATAAATAGTAATTCTGATGTAAGAATTATTAGAGACGGCGCAATAATTTATACAGGAAAAGTTTCAACAATTTTCAGAGAAAAAAACCAAGTAAAACAGGTTAGTGATGGTCAAGAATGTGGAATTACTGTTAAAGATTATATGGATTTCCAAAAAAACGACACAATAGAGGCATTTAGTGTTACATCTACAGAGAGATCGATTTAATGGCTGATAGAATAGGAAAACCAGTATCACAAAGACAGCTTAGAGTTGGAGAGATGATTAAGCAGTCTTTAAGCATGATTTTTATAAGAAATGAGGCTAAGGTGCCAAATTTAGAAACAAACACTATAACAGTTACTGAGGTTAGAATGAGTCCTGATTTGAAAATTGCTAAAGCTTATGTTCTTCCATTAGGAGGAAAAGATGCTGAGGAAACAATTAATGTTTTGAAGGAATACTCATTTTTAATAAGAAAAATTTTATCACAAAAAGTGGTTATGAAATTTTTACCAAAATTACTTTTTAGAAAAGATGAGTCTTTTGAGTATGCGGAAAAAATAGAAAACTTAATAAAACAAACAAATAAATAGGAAGAAAGAGGCATGAATAAAAAGGCACAAGAATTAGCAATGCATGATAAAGATACTGGATCTTCAGAAATCCAAATCGCTTTGCTAACAGAGAAAATTGAAACTCTCTCTAAGCATATTAAGCAATTCAAGAAGGATAAACATTCATCTGTAGGATTGTTGAGAGCGGTAAATAGAAGAAAGAAATTGTTAGAATACCTAAAGAAAAACAAAATGGATTCTTACAAAAATGTACTGTCGAAATTGAATTTAAGAAAATAATAGAAGTCAAGATAGATAGAACGGAATGGAACGAAACGAACGAAACGAAATGGAAATGAAATGTTTAAAGTATATAAGAAGGAAATTGAAGTAGCGGGAAAGAAGATAAGTTTAGAAACAGGTAAAGTAGCAAGACAGGCAGACGGTGCAATAATCGCAACATGTGGAGAGACAGTCGTACTAGCAACCGTAGTGGGGGCAAAAAAAGTAAATCCTGATATGGATTACTTTCCATTATCTGTAAATTACCAAGAGAAATATTATGCAGCTGGAAAAATTCCAGGTGGTTATTTTAAAAGAGAAGCAAGACCAACTGAGAGCGAAACATTAATCTCCAGATTAATTGATAGACCAATCAGACCTTTGTTTCCTGATGAATTTAAAAATGAAGTACAGTTATTACCAACTGTAATTTCATATGACAAAGAAAACGAACCAGATATTTTATCAATCACTGCATCATCAGCAGCATTGGCTATATCAGGAATGCCATTTATGGGTCCTGTTGGAGCTTCGAGAGTTGGATTTATAGATGGAAAATATGTTTTAAACCCTTCTAAAGCAGAGCTAGAAAAATCGAAATTAGATTTAGTTGTAGCAGGTACGAAAGATGCTGTGCTTATGGTTGAATCAGAAGCAAGTGGTTTAACAGAAGAAGAAATGTTAAATGCAGTTAAATTTGGTCACGAAGGCTTTGTTCCAGTAATTGAAATGATAGAGGAACTTGCAAAAGAATGTAGAAAACCTGAGTGGACAGTTGAGAAAAAAGATTTATCTAAAGTTAAGAAAAAACTTGAGGAAAATTTTACAGAAGATCTTAAAAAAGCTTTTGCTACAAGAGATAAACAAGATAGATCAAATCAAATTTCCGAGATTACTGATAAAGCTAAAAAACTTTATGAGGAAGATGAAAACTACACAGATCTTGATGTTAACAGTCAGTTAAAAAGCCTAGAAAAATCAATTGTTAGAACTGATATTCTAAAAAATAAAAATAGAATTGATGGAAGAGGTTTATCTGATGTAAGACCTATCGAGTGTGAAGTGGGTATTTTACCTAGAGCTCATGGTTCTGCATTATTTACTAGAGGAGAAACCCAAGCAATTGTTGTAGCAACTTTAGGAACTTCTGATGACGAACAAAGAATTGAAAGCTTAGATGGGCTTCAGAGAGAACGATTTATGCTTCACTATAATTTTCCTCCTTTTTCTGTTGGTGAAACTGGAAGAATTGGAACTGGTAGAAGAGAAATCGGACATGGTAAATTAGCTTGGAGAGCGATTAACTCTTCATTACCAACTAAAGAGGCATTTCCATATACTTTTAGAGTAGTTTCAGAAATAACTGAGTCTAATGGTTCTTCTTCAATGGCTACTGTTTGCGGAACTTCTCTAGCGTTAATGGATGCTGGAGTGCCAATTAAAGAGCCAGTTGCAGGTATTGCAATGGGTTTAATTAAGGAAGGTGATGATTTTAGTGTCTTGTCAGATATTTTAGGTGATGAAGATCACCTAGGTGATATGGACTTTAAAGTTGCTGGAACCAAAGATGGTATTACCTCTCTTCAAATGGATATCAAAATTACAGGTATTACATTTGAAATCATGGAGCAAGCATTAAGCCAAGCTAAAGATGGAAGAGTTCATATCTTAGGAGAAATGAATAAAGCATTATCAGCTTCAAGATCTG is a window from the Candidatus Pelagibacter ubique HIMB140 genome containing:
- a CDS encoding peptidase M22, translated to MNKLIIDVAGDKIFLMIIANDHIYNITHENTKINYEKLTLKIKEFLELNKFELKDINKIYINRGPGSFAGIRNSISVVKALKLAKNIDYYCYSLKDFKGEKDVKYENVPYLCDKFKIKKNLINPIYIS
- a CDS encoding Fur family transcriptional regulator, coding for MSETIEQKCLAKGVKLTDQRKIIAQVMSESTDHPDVDELYNRVSKIDNKISIATVYRTVKLFEESGILTKHEFKGGKARYEELNEGHHDHLIDVKSGEIIEFVDEEIEKLQKKVADKYGYTLVDHKLELYGIKKKS
- the miaB gene encoding tRNA (N6-isopentenyl adenosine(37)-C2)-methylthiotransferase MiaB, translated to MQKIFIKTFGCQMNEYDSNRIFDSVKKIGYQKSENLEEADCYLLNTCHIRDKAKEKVYSEIGRVKKSFRAKKKPLVIIAGCVAQAENQEMLKREPYIDLVIGPQAYHKINETILDHIEKRKKIEQTDFDAVSKFKYFSKIKNEAGKISSFLTIQEGCDKFCHFCVVPYTRGPEYSRPFNQIIEEANYLSDHGAKEIILLGQNVNAYNDNSKRLSDLVLEIEKIKDVKRIRYTTSHPKDMTDDLIEVYKVSKKLMPLVHLPVQSGSDRILKLMNRKHKIDHYLKVYDELKKINQSIEFSSDFIIGYPGETEEDFQSTVDLIKKVNFINSYSFIFSPRPGTKAEALDLIDKKISMERLEFIQNLLSENQTQMNKKLENRTIDVLVENLTEDKSKAFGRTEYMTSVIFNGKREHIGKIVKVKITNSNRTTLFGELLSNPDQKVA
- a CDS encoding PhoH family protein, which translates into the protein MNNTIKKKIDTTLKFVYSDNNSLSVIFHNNELLMGVAGEFNKNLKELEKMTNSSLYSRGNSIMIKSDPQKNELIKNAIQFLTNQFINNGSIENKDLISSVDQFMIKEKVKNNNVTDIIKTPKKSIIPRSEKQKSYVRALRQSDIVISAGPAGTGKTFLAVAVGLTMLLEKKIERIILSRPAVEAGERLGFLPGDMKEKVDPYLRPLYDSLYDLFDFEKIQRMIEIGDIEIAPLAFMRGRTLKNSFAILDEAQNATDTQIKMFLTRIGENSKIVVNGDPTQIDLPNKSMSGLVRSKELLGHLNEISVVDFDHSDVVRHPLVSKIVKAYSKND
- the ybeY gene encoding rRNA maturation RNase YbeY, which translates into the protein MINLNVFSEEKAWSKKLKKKDFFFKSICDAFPKKYKFLNKKISLSLLLSNNKKIKVLNKKFRNKNKSTDILSFPTSKILKISKQTYLGDIIISFNFMNKPKSQSDKQFKEKIIKTFIHGFLHLLGFDHVKNKDYLKMLKEEEKIFKSVISKTK
- the lnt gene encoding apolipoprotein N-acyltransferase, producing MKKNLYIDIVYLLFLGAVTSLSLPPFNLLIINFLSFSLFFIFLIKKKESKHKLFFFYGWLFGFGYFLTNIYWISISLTFDENFKFLIPFTLILVPSFIALFYGFVCYLFIFFKPNKTLSSILLFSVIFGFLEFIRGSVLSGFPWNLIAYSFSNHIQILSITSLIGTYSFNLICITLFLSPALFILRNDKKDLIFCLILPLIFLLFYFFGYSNKQDFYNSDVEKLEYKIRLVGTDISLDRFYSGEGPVSTIEDLINISSPNKKEKTIFIWPEGILPGISQDQIQSYDYLFNESFNENHLLILGINNKSKVNDQVKYYNSLSVYDHNLNLLNYYNKINLVPFGEFLPMENLLKKVGLKSLTNNYQSYSKGQKREIIDLNQKNFSIKFLPLICYEIIYSGKLYKNHDFDIIVNISEDGWFGQSIGPEQHFIHSIFRAIESGKYVIRSANNGIAAIVNPLGIVEEKINFNEVGYIDFTKMRKIQPTFFSKYGNKIFGLIILLYIFLIFSFNRIKNE
- the metK gene encoding methionine adenosyltransferase; translation: MSNLKNFLFTSESVSEGHPDKVSDRISDMVVDSYISGDPYSRVACETLTTTNKVVLAGEVRGPEIKKDDLIEKVRNCIKDIGYDQEGFTWKEATKIESHLHSQSADIAMGVDSSGNKDEGAGDQGIMFGYACNETDVFMPAPIHYSHKILRLMAEDRKSGKLKNIEPDSKSQVTFEYVEGKPTKVKSVVISSQHSSDVNQAQVRELLRPYMLKSIPEKFLKDFNEEEFYVNPTGNFVIGGPDGDCGLTGRKIIVDTYGGAAPHGGGAFSGKDPTKVDRSAAYAARYIAKNVVASKIADKCLIQLAYAIGVSKPLSIYIDLFDNDLDKNKFVVEKINENFDLSPRGIREMLNLNRPIYEKTAAYGHFGRTPGDDGSFSWEKTDKINVFSK
- the nusA gene encoding transcription termination factor NusA, with protein sequence MLNKRADKLELLRIAEAVALEKSIDKELIISSMETGIAKAAKSKFGQENEIKVSINRDNGDIELFRKLVISENPENANTEIKLEDAISLNENNKDKSIGDEVLQPLPSFDFGRIAAQTAKQVISFNVREAERERQFNDFIDKKDTILSGIVKRLEFGSVIVDLGRTEAIIQKNELIPRENIKAGDRVKAYCYDVRREPRGQQIFLSRAHPKFMEKLFVQEVPEIYDGLIEIKSSSRDPGSRAKICVKAVDTSLDPVGACVGMRGSRVQAVVNELQGEKIDIVNWSEDAAILVSNALSPAEVQRVNVDAERKKLDVILTEENLSKAIGRRGQNVRLATKLLNYEINIMTDAEDSERRQLEFKEKTDNFVKNLELDETLGQLLVAEGFSTIDDIKDSLPENLTKIEGIEEETAIALIDRAKEFHQKDQEDISERIKELGLQDALINLKGLTPGMLVTLGEQKILTLEDFADLASDELTGGYDIVKGERVKIQGYLEDFALSKEEADELIMSARNIIYKD